Proteins encoded by one window of Bactrocera oleae isolate idBacOlea1 chromosome 4, idBacOlea1, whole genome shotgun sequence:
- the Lrt gene encoding uncharacterized protein Lrt has product MRVSTKRRLKQSDLGGISTFGARFEDFSAKDMELLVVEPSPYSQQLLTLILIASINAALGNDLHNLHVDTATTTATPAMNPTSALTTITLLTKSSPYMTSARTMANHNNTDDMSNAIMLAGGAISLKPTPASMIPHPPPAIKTTGKLFNKSLPKRRKAGEISAIPVYDPSVEWKCPNVTSSRSLECGCDLPHTLRCTGDLHGLTVLASNLRVSPYTISLLDCSLRNVTFLSDAKIFEGISLYGLVISSGEIKRVHKSAFLGIKGPLQALGLPANALLSVPWNSISTLTALERLDLSNNKIKALGTSDFVGLSNLVYLELSNNQISSISQRTFMNLRKLEVLKLGGNRLGDYPTSLKALTACYNLRQLDLSANNLNGPLTASTLPGLRSLESLELNRNLIKSIQNKALQNFSGLTSLSLRHNQIDVLQDHAFYGLGTLENLDLSFNGIVAISSASLQHLTRLTTLDLTHNFLRALTSDLITPLPSLQVLRLAGNDISIVAKNALDGARELKSLSMQDNPLSCDCTIRSFAEWLQVTKIQAADLISATCVTPPRLEGAPLIQVPLETLNCEMDNVEKDNANIIEQLEAITRQNHTTHIKDLSEEIVLHELHFSADYGLILTWILNLSKNDYMCDAIFVYKEENINEILIDNSPIHCESKVLNGQNTVSVIVPDSSSLEIGESYRFCLVMVQEQNHDADLNVGCSNITKLQLSSPGSVPEVRQYQRRPYRTELPSYRDSETSFAPIVAHKLDENFTNSKRNHNAIYEEASQSQQTTQQHTYNFLDSLNKSFLPGLGVGILVTSVVVLIWGATRIRQGSSNSRPSTPTATTCYAASEHIARLADAENGTRYLKLQATTSL; this is encoded by the exons ATGAGAGTCAGCACTAAAAGAAGGCTGAAACAAAGTGACCTAGGTGGGATCAGTACTTTTGGTGCGCGTTTTGAGGATTTTTCGGCCAAAGATATGGAACTTCTGGTAGTAGAGCCAAG CCCATATTCACAACAATTGCTCACTTTAATCCTCATCGCTTCAATCAATGCGGCGTTGGGCAATGATTTGCATAATTTGCATGTCGATACAGCAACGACCACAGCCACGCCAGCTATGAACCCGACATCAGCACTAACAACAATCACACTACTAACGAAGAGTTCCCCATATATGACGTCCGCTAGAACAATGGCAAACCACAACAACACTGATGATATGTCCAATGCAATAATGTTGGCAGGTGGCGCTATATCCTTAAAGCCCACACCGGCGTCTATGATACCGCACCCACCACCAGCCATAAAGACGACGGGAAAGCTGTTTAACAAAAGCTTGCCGAAGCGACGAAAGGCGGGCGAAATATCCGCCATTCCCGTTTACGATCCCAGCGTAGAGTGGAAGTGTCCGAACGTCACGAGTTCGCGCAGCCTGGAATGCGGTTGTGACCTGCCGCATACACTGCGTTGTACCGGCGATTTACACGGTTTAACG GTGCTTGCGAGCAATTTGAGGGTGTCACCCTATACCATCTCACTGCTAGATTGTTCCTTGAGGAATGTCACCTTCTTGAGTGATGCGAAGATTTTCGAAGGCATATCGCTGTATGGTTTGGTAATTTCATCCGGTGAAATTAAACGCGTACATAAATCGGCATTTTTGGGCATAAAAGGACCTCTGCAAGCCTT AGGACTACCAGCGAATGCGCTCTTAAGTGTTCCATGGAACTCGATATCCACATTAACAGCACTCGAGCGTTTAGATTTGtccaataacaaaataaaggcTTTGGGCACTTCAGATTTTGTGGGACTGTCAAACCTCGTCTATCTTGAGCTGAGCAATAACCAGATATCTAGCATATCACAACGTACCTTTATGAATTTACGGAAATTAGAAGTATTGAAATTGGGCGGCAACCGTCTGGGAGATTATCCAACAAGCCTGAAGGCACTAACAGCCTGCTATAACTTACG ACAACTTGACCTCTCTGCTAATAATCTAAATGGTCCATTAACTGCCTCCACCTTGCCCGGCTTGAGAAGTCTCGAATCATTGGAGTTAAATCGTAACCTCATTAAGAGCATACAAAATAAAGCCTTGCAAAATTTTTCTGGGCTCACTAGTCTCTCGTTGCGTCATAATCAAATTGACGTGCTACAAGATCATGCCTTTTACGGACTGGGTACCTTAGAAAATCTGGATCTCAGTTTCAATGGCATTGTCGCTATTTCCAGCGCCTCACTACAACATCTGACACGCCTCACAACTCTCGATCTCACACATAACTTTCTGCGTGCGCTCACCTCTGATTTGATCACTCCGTTACCCTCCCTACAAGTCTTGCGTTTGGCCGGCAATGACATTTCAATCGTTGCAAAAAATGCTTTGGATGGCGCACGCGAATTGAAGAGTCTCTCCATGCAAGACAATCCTTTGTCCTGTGATTGCACGATACGTTCGTTCGCCGAGTGGTTACAGGTGACTAAAATACAGGCGGCCGATTTAATAAGCGCTACTTGTGTGACGCCGCCTCGGCTGGAGGGCGCACCACTCATACAAGTGCCATTGGAGACTTTAAACTGTGAAATGGACAATGTGGAGAAGGATAATGCCAACATAATCGAACAGTTAGAAGCGATAACGAGACAAAACCATACGACACATATCAAAGATCTTTCGGAGGAG ATTGTACTACACGAACTGCATTTCTCAGCCGATTACGGACTGATACTAACCTGGATACTTAACCTGAGCAAAAACGACTATATGTGTGATGCCATCTTCGTCTATAAAGAAGAGAATATCAATGAAATACTGATCGATAACTCACCG atcCATTGTGAGAGCAAGGTGCTGAATGGCCAGAACACTGTCAGTGTTATAGTACCGGATAGTTCTTCCTTGGAAATCGGAGAAAG TTACCGTTTCTGCCTCGTTATGGTGCAGGAGCAAAATCACGATGCCGATCTGAATGTAGGCTGCTCCAACATTACAAAACTACAACTTAGCAGCCCGGGCTCGGTGCCAGAAGTACGACAGTATCAAAGGCGTCCATACAGAACTGAGCTGCCTTCATATCGTGACAGCGAAACCAGTTTTGCACCGATTGTCGCACATAAATTGGATGAGAATTTCACGAATTCTAAACGAAATCACAATGCCATATATGAAGAGGCAAGTCAGTCACAACAAACTACACAGCAGCATACATATAATTTCTTGGATTCACTAAATAAAAGTTTCCTGCCCGGCTTGGGTGTTGGCATACTTGTAACATCGGTGGTAGTACTTATATGGGGCGCCACACGCATACGACAAGGTTCGAGCAACAGCCGGCCGAGCACACCGACTGCGACCACCTGCTATGCCGCCTCGGAGCATATAGCGCGCCTAGCTGATGCCGAAAATGGTACGCGCTATTTAAAGTTGCAGGCCACGACCAGTCTTTGA
- the LOC106617910 gene encoding lysozyme c-1: MAMGFLALTYNRDLKMARLTFLLASLLLSCFLLNAQVDAKEYMRCQLARELLQKYGINKTFLSNWICLIEHESNRNTQVVKRNPNGSTTYGLFQISSKEWCRVSRKGGLCDKKCEDFLDDNIDDDVVCAKRIFERVGFKNWPGWSASCRNTQNLPNLGLACNIQTV, from the exons ATGGCAATGGGTTTCTTGGCGTTAACCTACAACCg AGACTTAAAAATGGCTCGTCTTACTTTCCTGCTGGCCTCACTGCTGCTGAGCTGTTTTCTGCTGAACGCTCAGGTGGATGCTAAGGAATACATGCGTTGCCAATTGGCGCGAGAGCTTTTACAAAAATACGGTATCAACAAAACGTTTCTCTCCAACT GGATTTGCCTGATAGAGCACGAGAGCAATAGGAACACCCAAGTAGTGAAGCGAAATCCTAACGGCAGCACCACTTACGGACTCTTTCAGATAAGCAGCAAGGAATGGTGTCGCGTTAGTCGCAAAGGTGGCCTTTGCGATAAGAAATGTGAAG ACTTCCTTGATGACAACATTGATGACGATGTGGTGTGTGCGAAGCGAATATTCGAACGTGTTGGCTTCAAAAATTGGCCCGGCTGGAGTGCGTCGTGCCGCAACACCCAGAATCTGCCGAACCTCGGCTTGGCGTGCAACATACAGACA GTGTAA
- the LOC106618295 gene encoding lysozyme, whose protein sequence is MRFKSKIAILSLSVVLSCCLWTHSEAKMLTRCQLAKELLAHDFPRSYLSNWVCLVENESGRSTSKVMQLANHSVSYGLFQINNKNWCRKGRKGGICNIKCEDFLNDEISDDSRCAMQIFNRHGFQAWPGWVNKCRGRTLPDVSRC, encoded by the exons ATGCGCTTCAAATCGAAAATAGCAATTTTGAGTCTATCGGTGGTGCTGAGCTGCTGCCTGTGGACGCACAGTGAAGCAAAAATGCTGACGAGATGCCAACTGGCTAAGGAATTGTTGGCTCATGATTTTCCAAGAAGTTATCTCTCAAATT GGGTGTGTCTGGTGGAGAATGAAAGCGGCCGAAGTACTTCAAAAGTTATGCAATTAGCAAATCACAGTGTGAGCTATGGACTTTTTCAG ataaataataaaaattggtgTCGAAAAGGTCGAAAGGGCGGAATATGCAATATAAAATGTGAAG ATTTTTTGAATGATGAAATCTCCGATGATTCCCGTTGTGCCATGCAAATTTTCAACAGACACGGCTTTCAGGCTTGGCCCGGATGGGTCAATAAATGTCGTGGACGTACGCTGCCCGACGTCTCCAGGTGCTGA